The sequence CGGTCTCGACCATGCGGTCGCCGCTGCTGCCCAATTCGTAGCCGCCACGCGCTAAGTTGATGGCACCCTCGAAGCCGCCGCCGAGCACGACGATGCCGTCGACCTTTTGTGGCAGTGGCGGGCGCGGAAAGCGCTCCTCGAGCGGGTTGAGCATCATCGCGCCAAGCGACGTCCAGGTCGAAAGCGCCAGAATCAGGAAGGCGAGAACGCTGCCGGTGACGGCCAACCGCCGCCGGCCGATCAGCCCGGCAATCAGCCCCGCCAGGAGCAGAAAGATCGTCAGGTTGAGTGGCTGGAGGAAGAACCAGAAGACCTTGGAAAGAAGGAAGAACATCGCCTCACCCCATTACAGCGCCACGTGGGCCTTTGGTGCACCAAGGACGCTGTAACACTTTGATTTTGCGTATAATCCCCCTCGAAAATCGATTTCGATTTTCGAGGTCATACGCTGGACGAGCGACCTCTTACCACCACTTTTCCGGCTGAAATGTGCCGGCCGCCTGCTCGATGATGGCAGCCGTCTGGAACAGCGTTTCTTCCTCGAACGGCCTGCCGATAAGCTGCAGCCCAAGCGGCAGGCCCTTGGGATCGAGGCCGGCGGGCACGGCGATGCCCGGCAGGCCGGCCATGTTCACGGTGACCGTGAAAATGTCGTTGAGGTACATCTTGACCGGATCGGCGGCCATATCCTCGTCGGCGATGCCGAAGGCGGCGGACGGCGTCGCCGGGGTCAGGATAACGTCGACGCCGGCGGCGAAGACGTTCTCGAAGTCGCGCTTGATCAAATTGCGCACCTTCTGCGCCTGCAGATAGTAGGCGTCGTAATAGCCGGCCGACAGAACATAAGTGCCGATCATGATGCGGCGCTTGACTTCGCGGCCAAAGCCGGCGGCGCGGGTCTTCTCATACATCTCGACAATGTCCTTGCCCGGCACGCGCAGGCCGTAGCGGACGCCGTCATAGCGCGCCAGGTTGGACGATGCCTCCGCAGGCGCCACGATGTAATAGGCCGGCAGCGCGTATTTCGTATGCGGCAAGGAGATATCGACGATCTCGGCGCCGGCATCCCTGAGCCAGGCAATGCCCTTCTGCCACAGCGCCTCGATCTCTTCGGGCATGCCGTCGACACGATACTCCTTCGGGATGCCTACCTTCATGCCCTTGATCGGCTTGCCGATCGCCGCCTCATAGTCCGGCACCGGCCGGTCGACCGAAGTCGTGTCCTTCGGATCGACCGAGGCCATGGATTTGAGCAGGATAGCGGCATCGCGCACGTCGCGCGCAATCGGCCCGGCCTGGTCGAGCGACGAAGCGAAGGCGACGATGCCCCAACGCGAACAGCGGCCATAGGTCGGCTTGATGCCGACCGTGCCGGTGAAGGCGGCCGGCTGGCGGATCGAGCCGCCGGTGTCGGTGGCTGTCGCGCCGGCGCACAGGAAGGCCGAAACGGCGGTTGCCGAGCCGCCGGACGAACCGCCCGGCACCAGCTGTGCATTGTCCAGGCTGCGCTGGGTCCTCGTGCCGCCGGCCGAGACGAAGCCGCCGTCGCCCTGATGTGTCGTCGGCATCACCACCGTGTCTAGGCGCGAGCGCCGCCACGGGTTGATGACCGGGCCGTAATAGGAGGTCTCGTTGGACGAGCCCATGGCGAACTCATCCATGTTGAGCTTGCCGAGCATCACCGCGCCGTCGGCCCACAGATTGGCGGTCACGGTCGATTCGTAGCGCGGCTTGAAGCCGTCGAGCACGTGGCTGCAGGCCTGGGTGTGGACGCCTTCGGTGCCGAACAGGTCCTTGATCCCCAGCGGAATGCCTTCCAGCGCGCCACCCTCGCCCTTGACCAGCCTGGCGTCGGACGCCTTGGCCATGTCGCGTGCCTTGTCGCCGGTCACCGCGACATAGGCATTGAGCGCCGGATTGGCGCGATCGATCGCCGAGAGATAGGCCTCGGTGATCTCGGTCGCGGTGATTTCCTTGCCGCGCAGCTTGGCACGGGCCTGCGAAATCGTCAGTCGGGTCAGGTCGCTCATCAAAGGCTCTTTTCGTAAAACACCGACCACTCGGAATCGGGATAATCCAGCACCGGCCCGCAGCGCGAGAACCCGGCACGTTCGTAGACGGTCCAGGCGGCAGGATGACGGTCGCCCGTCTCCAGCACCAGCCGCTTCAGTCCTTCCTGCTTCGCCAGCGCTTCGACCCGCTTGACGATCTGAGCGCCGATCTTGCGGCCGCGATGCGAAGGCCGCGTATACATGCGCTTGACCTCGCCAATGGCGTCACCATGACGCTTCAGCGCGCCACAGCCAATGGCGATGCCGTTGTCGCGGGCGATGAAAACGGTGGTGTCCTGGCCGGCCATCTGCTCGACCGTCAGATGGTAGCAATGTTCCGGCGGAGTCAGTTCGAGCAAGGTCTCGTTGAGTTCGTGGACCAGGCCACGCACATCGTCCTGCAGCGGCGTCTCGATGGCGATCTCGATGGCCATCGGCGCCTTACTCCACGACCTTCGGCACGAGGAAGAAATTCTCTTCGGTCGCCGGCGCATTGGCGACGATGTCGGCCGCCTTGTTGCCGTCGGTGACGACATCCCTGCGCTTCTTCATCTCCATCGGCGTCACCGAAGTCATCGGCTCAACGCCGGAGACATCGACCTCGTTCAACTGCTCGACGAAGCCCAGTATGGCGTTCAGTTCGCCGGTCATGCGTTCTGCATCCTCTTCGCTCACCGCAATGCGGGCGAGACGCGCGACGCGCTTCACAGTCTTGACATCAACGGACATACTTTTTGCCTCGGGAAAACCAGTTCGGGCTATAGCGGCGCGGCGCGCGGTGCGCAACATGCATCGTGCCAGGCATCGCACTAGGCTGCCGTACTGACCTGGTCCTTGGGGCGGCGTAGCGGGTTGGGCAACTCGAACGATCGCTTCTTGGACGAACACATGCCGCACGCGCCCTCGTCTTCCAGCGCGGCGAAGGCTCGCAATTCCGCATTGGAACAGCCGGGCTCAAGCGGCCGATATGCCAGATAGGGATCCCACTTGTCGGAAAGCCGGTATTTTGCCTTCTGCATCGGCAGATAGGCGAGAGGCGCACACTTCCAGATCTGTCCGGCGTGGAGTTGCTTGCATTGGCGAGCCGGGCAGACTTCCCAACTGGCACGAGGATCGCCATCCTCGAACGGCGCCATGGAGCTGCCGAAGCCTTCGTAGCGACGGGTCCAGTTCTTGTCTGATGGGCGGATCTGGATATACAGCTCGTGTTCCCGGCGCCATGCCTCCAGCAGATCGAAGACCGGTTTCAATCTCTCCTGGTACTCCTCGGAGGCGTGATGAACCGAGACACTCAATTGGGTGTTGCCATCGGCGGCGAGAATTGCCGGCAATGTCGGATGCCGGTGCAGGAAAAAGCCGTTGCTGACGATCTCTATGCGGGCACCCGACCAATGCCGCCGGACCAGCCCGACAAAGGCAGGCAGCTCCGGATGGATGGTGGGCTCTCCGCCCAGGATGGAGAACCAGGCAACGTCTATGCGCCGGCTCCACTGCCCCATCCAGCGGTCTGCCTCCTCGAGCGAGACGGTGCCGGAATGCCCGTGATTGGAGTAGTGCGAACAGCTTTCGCAGGAGAGATTACAGCCATGCGCGACATGCAGTTCCAGTTTTGGGAACACCAGCCGCTCATGGCGAAAAAGCGACTTGATGCGCTGCATCATGGTCATGGCAGGACAACGCCCTCGCACAGATAGTAGCTGCCGCTGTTACCGCTCGCCTCGCTTTCGTCATCGATCGGCCGGACCGATACGAGATCGACCTGCGTCGGGTTCATTTGCGTCACCGAGAGCACATCGGGAAAGACATAGCCCGGCTCCTGGCAGATGGCCGTCACCGCCCAGCTTGGCGAGCGTGTCGCCTTGCTGACCTGAACGAACTCGCAATTGTATTCGACGCCTTGCAGGCCGTGCGCCGACAACACAATGTTGCCGGCGTCGATCAGCGTCTGCAGCGTATCCTTTTTGGCCTGCGTGCAAAGCTCCTCCGATTGCAGATAGACGCCTTCGATGAAGTCATCCGCGGCGAGCGCGGGCGATGCCGCGACAAACATCGACACACAAAGAGATCGCCCCAACGCCATGGATTTGTTCCGCTTTGGCTGTTTCTAGATCGTTATCGTTTCACCGATTTTCGTCAATGCGACCTTCACGCCGGATCCCTCCAGGCCGGCCTGGAATTTCTCAGGCGTCGGATCGATCATCGGAAACGTGCCGAAGTGGCAGGGGACGACCGTGTCGAACTTGAAGAAACGGCGGCAGGCAAGTGCCGCCACCGCGCCGCCCATGGTGAAGCGGTCGCCGATCGGCACGATGCCGATCTTTGGCTCATGCAATTCATTGATCAGCGCCATGTCGGAAAAGATGTCGGTATCGCCCATGTGGTAGAGCGTCCGGTCATCCGGGAAATGCAGCACCAGTCCACCCGGATTGCCGAGATAGACGTTCCTGCCGCCGTCTTCGCCAAACGAGGAGGAGTGCAGCGCCTGGACGAAAGTGGTGGTGAAGCCACCGCAATCGACCGTGCCGCCGATGTTGCCGGGATTGATCTTGCTGCCGTCGGCGCCCTTGCCGACCAGATACATGCAGATCTCGAAATTGGCGACCAACTGGGCGCCGCTTTTGCCGAGCACTTCCAGCGCGCCGCTGATGTGGTCGTTATGTCCGTGTGTCAGCAGGACATGCGTAATCCCTTCGGCCGGCCCTTCCCAGCCGCCCGTCCAGGACGGATTGCCGATCAGATAGGGGTCGATGAGGATCTTGGCGTCGCCGGTTTCGATACGGAAGGCCGAATGGCCGTACCAGGTCAGTTTCATGCAATGCATTCCTCGATTTTTGCCGGGCCAGAGGATAGAACGCCGATGGCCCCGAGATCAAAGGGTATAGTGTCCGCCGCGCCTCCGGAAGGACGCGTGCCGCTGAAAAAGACGAGGGAAAACCGTTGGCTGTCATCACGATTGAGCAATTGCCGGCACGGCTCGCCGATGGCAGGACGCTGGCGGGGCTCGATCTCGGCGACAAGACAATCGGCGTGTCGGTTTCCGACCGGGGATTCGCCTTCGCGCATCCGCGCCCGGTCATCATGCGCAGGAAATTCTCGCTCGATGCCGCCGTGCTTCTGGCCTTGCTAGCGAAGGAGAATGTCGGCGCTGTGGTGATCGGGCTGCCGATCAACATGGATGGGTCGGAAGGTCCGCGTGCGCAGAAATCACGCGCCTTCGTACGCAACATGGCGCAGCTGAGCGACCTGCCCTTCGTGTTCTGGGACGAACGGCTGTCGACGGTGGCGGCCGAAAGGACGCTGATCGAAATGGATTTCTCGCGCGCCAAACGCGCCGGCAAGATCGATTCGGCGGCCGCGCCTTTATTCTGCAGGGAGTTTTGGACCGGCTTCAGTCGCTCGCTGCATCCGTTCGAACGGAACCGGACCCTCCCAGCGCTGTTTAAGCCAGCCGGCGATTTCGCGGCGACGGCGGAACGCCCACAGCGCCATCAGCAGAAATCCGTCGAAGATGCACGTCTTCGCCACCATGCCGGGGATGATCGTCGGATCGATGCCTAGCATCTGGCCATAGAGCTGGAAGAAGAAGTCGTGCATCTGCCGGCTGAGCATCACGTAACCGAAATTCATGTCATTGGCCGACAGATAGAACCATCCCCAGAACAGCGCCATCGGAGCCGCCCAAAATGCGAAGATGTAGCGCATCAGCGGCCTCCCTTCGCTTTAGGGCCGGTCCGGTTGGGGCTGGTCCGGCCTGATATCATGGAGAGCAGCGAATTGTGGGCCGCCGCCTTCGCCATGTTGTGCGCCGTGGCGTGGAAAGCAGCGTCCTCCGACACCGCTGCCGAGCGCCGCTCGGCAAGCATCGCGACATAAGAGACCAGAAGCGCGGCGAGTTGCACAGCGACGACCATGAACAGCCCGTTGATGCCTTGCGCAGCGCCGCCGATCAGGATCATCGACAGCACACCGGAAGCGGAAATGAAGGCGATGCGAACGACGCTGTCGGCGCCCGGGCTGGCCGCATCGTTGATCAGCGTATCGACAAAGGCCCAAAAGAACAGCACCGACACGACCAGCAAGGCGATCGCCAGCGGCGCGACAACGACGATGTTTTCCAGATTGACGAAGCGGGCGCTCTCGACGGTCACACCGAGTACGCCGAGGGCTGCCGTGACACCGCGGTCTCCATCGATGCAGATCAGCGCCAGCAGGGCGAAAACGATCGCCCAGTGCACAGACAGAAAAGAGGTCAATACGTGTCGCATCGTGGTTCCTGCTTCGGCAGGAATGACAGTGGGCTTTGCCGCTCGCCGCCGCAACGGAAACCATTTGTTAAGGTTAACGGCGATCCACAGGGCACGCCATAGTCCCCTCGGATACGTTCGATGCACCCGATCTCGGCTCAGTTCACCGGCGGATAGAGCGTGTCGATGATCATGCGCGCGTCGTGGCGCGAATCGATCATGCCATAAGTGTTGCGCCACTGGCCGGCCAGGCGCGTCTCGACGAAGGCATCGGCGATCCGCCCTGCCCCGAGCCGCCGCAGTTCCGCCGCGGCCGCCGACAACGCCAGCTGTTCGGTCAGCAGGCGTGCCGAGCCCTCGTCGGTCGAAGCCACCTGCATCGCCGCCTTCAGCACGCCGATCGTGCCGCGCCCGCCGGCACCGAGGTCACGGTCGATGCCGGCCAGCACCTCTTCGAATAGGCCCGGCGCCCGGCCAAGCACGCGCAGCACATCGAGCGCCATGACATTGCCCGACCCTTCCCAGATCGCATTGACCGGGGCCTCACGATAATAACGGGCGAGCGGCGCTTCCTCGACATAGCCGTTGCCGCCGAGGCACTCCATCGCCTCGTAGAGCAGCGGCGGCGCGATCTTGCACACCCAGTATTTGACAACCGGCGTCATGGCGCGGGCAAACGCCGCCTCACCGCGATCGCTCGCCGCCTCGTCGAAGGATCGCGCCAGCCGGAACGACAGAGCCGTGGCAGCGGCAACATCGAGCGCCATGTCGGCCAATACCCGCTGCATCAGCGGCTGCTCGATCAAGGTCGAGCCGAACACCTGGCGATGGCGGGCGTGATGAACCGCTTCCGCCAGCCCTGCCCGCATGATCGCCGACGATGCCACGGCGCAATCGAGCCGGGTCAAGGTCACCATGTCCATGATCGTCTTCACGCCGGCGCCGGGTTCGCCGACCATCTCGCCGATGGCGTTGACGAACTCGACCTCGGAAGACGCGTTGGAGCGGTTGCCGAGCTTGTCCTTCAGCCGCTGGAAGCGGAAGCCATTGCCCGAGCCGTCGCCGAGAACGCGCGGTACGAGGAAGCAGGACAGTCCCTCCGGTGCCTGCGCCAGAACGAGGAAGGCGTCCGACATCGGCGCCGACATGAACCATTTGTGCCCGGTCAGGCGATAGAACCCGCTGCCGGCGCGTTCGGCCCTGGTCACATTGGCGCGCACATCCGTGCCGCCCTGTTTCTCGGTCATGCCCATGCCGAGCGTCAGCCCGGTCTTCTCGACCGGCGGCTTCTGGCTCTGGTCGTATTTGCGTGTCGTGACCCGCGGCGCCCATTCACGAAACAGTTTCGGGCTGGCCATCAACGCCGCCAGCGAAGCGCTGGTCATGGTGATGGGGCAAAGATGCCCGGTCTCGAGCTCGGCGGTCAGGTAGAAACGGGCGGCTCGGACCTGGTGGCGGCGGCCGATCTCGGCGTCGCCGTTTTCCCAGACCGAGGAATGCAGCCCGTTGGCCACCGAGCGGCGCATCAAGGCGTGATAGGCAGGATGGAACTCGACCAGGTCGATGCGCCGTCCCTGGCGATCATGCGTCCTGAGTTTCGGCGTCTCGACATTGGCCAGGCGCGCCAGTTCCTGCGCTTCCTGCGTCAGGACAAAACGGCCGAGCCCGTCGAGGTCCTTGCGCACCGGGTCGGAAAACCGTTCGGCAAGCTGGATCAGCAACGGATCGCCTCGCCAGGCGTTGCCGCCCGTCAGCGGCGGCGGCTGGTTCGTCACGTCGTCGGTCACAATTCGTCCTTATCGTCGGAAAGCCACGAATCCGGGGCCATTGGGTAGATATAGCCAAGCGTTGCCGCGCGCGCGACGAAAATACCGGGGAGAACGGCGCCAATCCAAAGCGGGTGCTTGCGGGCGCGAAATCCGCACCCTATAGCAGCGCCTTGAGATGACCGACGCTTCGTCCCTGCCACTCTATCCTCACCGCCATCTTCTGGGCATCAGCGATCTTTCGCCGGCCGACATCGAGCTTTTGCTCGACAGGGCGGATCGGGCCGTCGCGATTTCGCGGCAGTCCGAGAAGAAAACCTCGACGCTGCGCGGGCGCACCCAGATCAACCTCTTCTACGAAGCCTCGACCCGCACGCAGTCCTCGTTCGAGCTGGCCGGAAAGCGGCTCGGCGCCGACGTCATGAACATGTCGGTGGCGAGTTCTTCGGTGAAGAAGGGCGAGACGCTCATCGACACCGCGATGACGCTCAACGCCATGCGGCCCGACATCCTGATCATCCGCCATCAGTCGGCGGGTGCCGCGGCACTTCTGGCCCAAAAGGTCGGCTGCTCCGTCGTCAACGCCGGCGACGGCGCGCATGAACACCCGACGCAGGCGCTGCTTGACGCGCTGACCATCCGCCGCGCCAAGGGTCCGCTGTCGAAGCTGATCGTGGCGATCTGCGGCGACATCCTGCATTCGCGCGTGGCGCGCTCCAACATCATGCTTCTCAACGCGCTTGGTGCACAGGTGCGGGTGGTGGCGCCTTCGACGCTGCTGCCGTCCGGTATCGAGAAAATGGGCGTCATCGTCACCCGCTCGATGGCCGAGGGCCTCAAGGACGCCGACGTGGTGATGATGCTGCGGCTGCAGCGCGAGCGGATGGAAGGCGCCTTCGTGCCTTCGGTGCGCGAATATTTCCGCTATTTCGGCCTCGACGCCGAAAAGCTGAAGGCCGCCAAGGACGACGCGATGGTGATGCATCCCGGCCCGATGAACCGCGGCGTCGAAATCGCCTCGGAAATCGCCGACGGTCCGCAAAGCGTCATCCAGGAACAGGTGGAGATGGGCGTCGCCGTGCGCATGGCGGTGATGGAAGCGCTGCTCGACCCCCGTCGTAATCAAGAGGGCCACAACCAGGAAGGGCGCGGCGCATGAGCATAATGGTCTTTGAACGCGCCCGCATTGTCGACCCCTCGCGCGGCATCGACGAAGTTGGCTCCGTCATTGTCGAGGGCCGCAAGATCGTTGCCGCCGGCAAGGCGGCGCTGAACCAGGGCGCGCCTGAGGGCGCCACCGTTATCGACTGTGCTGGTAAGGCCATCATTCCCGGCCTGATCGACGGCCGCGTCTTCATCGGTGAACCAGGCGGCGAGCATCGCGAAACCATCGCTTCGGCGAGCGTTGCCGCGGCGGCCGGCGGCGTCACCTCCGTCGTCATGATGCCCGACACCGACCCGGTGATCGACAATGTCGCGCTGGTCGAGTTCGTGCTGCGCACCGCCAAGGACACAGCGATCGTCAACGTCTTCCCTGCGGCGGCGATCACCAAGGGGCTCGATGGCCGCGAGATGACTGAGTTCGGCCTGTTGCGCGAGGCCGGCGCCGTTGCCTTCACCGATGGCCGTCACACCATTTCCAACTCACTGGTGATGCGCCGCGCGCTGACCTATGCCCGCGATTTCGGCGCCACCATCGTGCATGAAACGCAGGATGCCGACCTCGGTTCATCCGGCGTCATGAATGAAGGTCTGTACGCCAGCTGGCTTGGCCTCTCCGGCATTCCGCGTGAAGCTGAATCGATCCCGCTCGAGCGCGACCTTGCGTTGGCGCGGCTGACGCGCGGCTCCTATCACGCAGCGAAGATTTCGACGGCGATGGCGGCAAACGCCGTGACGCGCGCGAAAGCCGATGGCGCGGCAGTGACGTCAGGCGTGTCGATCCACAATCTGTCGCTCAATGAAAACGATGTCGGCGAATACCGCACCTTCTTCCGCCTGACGCCGCCGTTGCGCGCCGAGGAAGACCGGCTGGCGATGATCGAGGCAGTCAGGGACGGCACGGTGGACATCATCGTCTCCTCGCACGATCCGCAGGATGTCGACACCAAGCGCCTGCCCTTCGCCGACGCCGCGGCCGGCGCCATCGGCCTCGAAACGCTGCTCGGCGCGGCCTTGCGGCTCTACCACAATGGCGACGTGACCCTGCTGCGACTGGTCGAAACGCTGTCCACCGCGCCGGCAAAGCTGTTCGGCCTGCCCGGCGGCACGCTGAAGCCCGGCGCCATTGCGGACCTTGCACTTGTCGATCTCGATGAGCCCTGGATCGTCAGCGAAAGCGGCATTCGCTCGCGCTCGAAAAACACCTGCTTCGAAGGCGCGCGCCTGCAAGGCAAGGTCTTGCAAACGCTGGTGGCGGGCCGCACAGTATTTTCAGCTTAATCCTGCCGACCAGCCAATCTTCGCAGCACTCTGGTTTCGCGGTACGGTGAACTGTCATCCACCCACTCTTCCGAGAGCCTTTGCCATGAGATCGCATCATCCTTCCTGGCTGCAGTCGATCTGGCGTCGCCTTCGTCCCGCGCCGAAGATCATCGTCACACAGAAGTTCAACCGGAATTCCAGAAGGTGAGTTCCCTGATGCCGCCGGAGGATAGCGGTGCCTGGCTGCTGGAGAGGCTGCGGCAGCAGATCGGATTGAAGACTCTCGCAGCCAGCCGGCTGCTCGACTTCGGCTGCGGCGTCCGGTTCACCCAGGCTATCCTAAATCGCAGGATTCCGATCCAATCCTACACTGGCGTCGACTGCTTCGCGGAGATGATCGACTTCCTGCGCTCCACCGTACGCGATCCCCGTTTCTCCTATGTCCTTCTGGACGCGCACCATCCGCTCTATAACCCGAAAGGGCGCCCACTCTCCAATGAGACGGAACTTCCGCTGCCCTTGCGCGCCTTTGACGTCGTCTCGCTATTTTCTGTGATCACCCACCAGAATCCCGATGACGCGGCGTTCATCTTCACCCTCCTGCGCCGCCACACGGCAACTCAGGGCCGCCTTCTTTTCACTTGCTTTCTGGATGCCGGGATCGCCGAGTTCGAAGACAGGAGCCCGGACAGGAACGGCGGCATGTGCTTTTACAATCCTGATTTCCTTGCCCGTCTGGTTGAGGGCTGCGGTTGGCGAATCGTCCATAGAGCGCCAGGCGAAGGGCCCCTGATCGGTGACTCGTTCGTCATCGCCTTGGCTTGAACGCAAGCCAAGCCGGTGACATAAGAAAATACGGGGGGAAACAATGAATTACGGCATCATCCCAGCACTTGTGTTCGGCTACCTCTTAGGCTCGATTCCCTTCGGGCTGCTGCTGACGCGGGCCGCCGGCCTTGGTGACGTGCGCAAGATCGGCTCGGGCAACATCGGCGCCACCAATGTGCTGCGAACCGGCAACAAGGGCCTGGCCGCCGCGACGCTGCTGCTCGACGCGCTGAAGGGAACCGCCGCCGTTCTGATTGCTGGCCATTTCGCACCAGAAACAGCCGTCTGGGCCGGTCTTGGCGCCTTTCTCGGTCATCTCTTCCCGGTCTGGCTGGGTTTCAAGGGCGGCAAGGGCGTCGCCACCTATCTCGGCGTGCTGATCGGCCTTGCCTGGCAGGTGGCGCTGATTTTCGCCGTCGTCTGGCTGGTGATGGCTTTCCTGTTCCGCTTCTCCTCGCTGGCAGCGCTGACGGCAGCCGTCGTCGTGCCGATTGCTCTGTATTTTATGAGCACACCGCAAATACCCGTCCTGTTCGTGGTGATGAGCATCATCGTCTTCATGAAGCATAGGGCGAACATTTCGCGGCTGCTTGCCGGCACCGAGGGCAAGATCGGAGCCAAGGGATGAGCGAGCCGGCCGCCGGGCCGCGCCTCAGCGACCGGCAGCGGCTGAGCTGGCTGCGGCTGATCCGCACCCAGAATGTCGGCCCCGCTTCCTTTCGCGACCTGATCAACCGCTTCGGGTCCGCCGAGGTGGCGTTGGAAATCCTGCCGGAACTGA is a genomic window of Mesorhizobium huakuii containing:
- a CDS encoding amidase translates to MSDLTRLTISQARAKLRGKEITATEITEAYLSAIDRANPALNAYVAVTGDKARDMAKASDARLVKGEGGALEGIPLGIKDLFGTEGVHTQACSHVLDGFKPRYESTVTANLWADGAVMLGKLNMDEFAMGSSNETSYYGPVINPWRRSRLDTVVMPTTHQGDGGFVSAGGTRTQRSLDNAQLVPGGSSGGSATAVSAFLCAGATATDTGGSIRQPAAFTGTVGIKPTYGRCSRWGIVAFASSLDQAGPIARDVRDAAILLKSMASVDPKDTTSVDRPVPDYEAAIGKPIKGMKVGIPKEYRVDGMPEEIEALWQKGIAWLRDAGAEIVDISLPHTKYALPAYYIVAPAEASSNLARYDGVRYGLRVPGKDIVEMYEKTRAAGFGREVKRRIMIGTYVLSAGYYDAYYLQAQKVRNLIKRDFENVFAAGVDVILTPATPSAAFGIADEDMAADPVKMYLNDIFTVTVNMAGLPGIAVPAGLDPKGLPLGLQLIGRPFEEETLFQTAAIIEQAAGTFQPEKWW
- a CDS encoding GNAT family N-acetyltransferase, with protein sequence MAIEIAIETPLQDDVRGLVHELNETLLELTPPEHCYHLTVEQMAGQDTTVFIARDNGIAIGCGALKRHGDAIGEVKRMYTRPSHRGRKIGAQIVKRVEALAKQEGLKRLVLETGDRHPAAWTVYERAGFSRCGPVLDYPDSEWSVFYEKSL
- the gatC gene encoding Asp-tRNA(Asn)/Glu-tRNA(Gln) amidotransferase subunit GatC, producing the protein MSVDVKTVKRVARLARIAVSEEDAERMTGELNAILGFVEQLNEVDVSGVEPMTSVTPMEMKKRRDVVTDGNKAADIVANAPATEENFFLVPKVVE
- a CDS encoding radical SAM protein, translating into MTMMQRIKSLFRHERLVFPKLELHVAHGCNLSCESCSHYSNHGHSGTVSLEEADRWMGQWSRRIDVAWFSILGGEPTIHPELPAFVGLVRRHWSGARIEIVSNGFFLHRHPTLPAILAADGNTQLSVSVHHASEEYQERLKPVFDLLEAWRREHELYIQIRPSDKNWTRRYEGFGSSMAPFEDGDPRASWEVCPARQCKQLHAGQIWKCAPLAYLPMQKAKYRLSDKWDPYLAYRPLEPGCSNAELRAFAALEDEGACGMCSSKKRSFELPNPLRRPKDQVSTAA
- a CDS encoding metal-dependent hydrolase, producing MKLTWYGHSAFRIETGDAKILIDPYLIGNPSWTGGWEGPAEGITHVLLTHGHNDHISGALEVLGKSGAQLVANFEICMYLVGKGADGSKINPGNIGGTVDCGGFTTTFVQALHSSSFGEDGGRNVYLGNPGGLVLHFPDDRTLYHMGDTDIFSDMALINELHEPKIGIVPIGDRFTMGGAVAALACRRFFKFDTVVPCHFGTFPMIDPTPEKFQAGLEGSGVKVALTKIGETITI
- a CDS encoding DUF6105 family protein; this translates as MRYIFAFWAAPMALFWGWFYLSANDMNFGYVMLSRQMHDFFFQLYGQMLGIDPTIIPGMVAKTCIFDGFLLMALWAFRRRREIAGWLKQRWEGPVPFERMQRATEAGPKLPAE
- a CDS encoding DNA alkylation response protein — its product is MTDDVTNQPPPLTGGNAWRGDPLLIQLAERFSDPVRKDLDGLGRFVLTQEAQELARLANVETPKLRTHDRQGRRIDLVEFHPAYHALMRRSVANGLHSSVWENGDAEIGRRHQVRAARFYLTAELETGHLCPITMTSASLAALMASPKLFREWAPRVTTRKYDQSQKPPVEKTGLTLGMGMTEKQGGTDVRANVTRAERAGSGFYRLTGHKWFMSAPMSDAFLVLAQAPEGLSCFLVPRVLGDGSGNGFRFQRLKDKLGNRSNASSEVEFVNAIGEMVGEPGAGVKTIMDMVTLTRLDCAVASSAIMRAGLAEAVHHARHRQVFGSTLIEQPLMQRVLADMALDVAAATALSFRLARSFDEAASDRGEAAFARAMTPVVKYWVCKIAPPLLYEAMECLGGNGYVEEAPLARYYREAPVNAIWEGSGNVMALDVLRVLGRAPGLFEEVLAGIDRDLGAGGRGTIGVLKAAMQVASTDEGSARLLTEQLALSAAAAELRRLGAGRIADAFVETRLAGQWRNTYGMIDSRHDARMIIDTLYPPVN
- a CDS encoding aspartate carbamoyltransferase catalytic subunit, whose protein sequence is MTDASSLPLYPHRHLLGISDLSPADIELLLDRADRAVAISRQSEKKTSTLRGRTQINLFYEASTRTQSSFELAGKRLGADVMNMSVASSSVKKGETLIDTAMTLNAMRPDILIIRHQSAGAAALLAQKVGCSVVNAGDGAHEHPTQALLDALTIRRAKGPLSKLIVAICGDILHSRVARSNIMLLNALGAQVRVVAPSTLLPSGIEKMGVIVTRSMAEGLKDADVVMMLRLQRERMEGAFVPSVREYFRYFGLDAEKLKAAKDDAMVMHPGPMNRGVEIASEIADGPQSVIQEQVEMGVAVRMAVMEALLDPRRNQEGHNQEGRGA
- a CDS encoding dihydroorotase — protein: MSIMVFERARIVDPSRGIDEVGSVIVEGRKIVAAGKAALNQGAPEGATVIDCAGKAIIPGLIDGRVFIGEPGGEHRETIASASVAAAAGGVTSVVMMPDTDPVIDNVALVEFVLRTAKDTAIVNVFPAAAITKGLDGREMTEFGLLREAGAVAFTDGRHTISNSLVMRRALTYARDFGATIVHETQDADLGSSGVMNEGLYASWLGLSGIPREAESIPLERDLALARLTRGSYHAAKISTAMAANAVTRAKADGAAVTSGVSIHNLSLNENDVGEYRTFFRLTPPLRAEEDRLAMIEAVRDGTVDIIVSSHDPQDVDTKRLPFADAAAGAIGLETLLGAALRLYHNGDVTLLRLVETLSTAPAKLFGLPGGTLKPGAIADLALVDLDEPWIVSESGIRSRSKNTCFEGARLQGKVLQTLVAGRTVFSA
- a CDS encoding class I SAM-dependent methyltransferase — encoded protein: MPPEDSGAWLLERLRQQIGLKTLAASRLLDFGCGVRFTQAILNRRIPIQSYTGVDCFAEMIDFLRSTVRDPRFSYVLLDAHHPLYNPKGRPLSNETELPLPLRAFDVVSLFSVITHQNPDDAAFIFTLLRRHTATQGRLLFTCFLDAGIAEFEDRSPDRNGGMCFYNPDFLARLVEGCGWRIVHRAPGEGPLIGDSFVIALA
- the plsY gene encoding glycerol-3-phosphate 1-O-acyltransferase PlsY → MNYGIIPALVFGYLLGSIPFGLLLTRAAGLGDVRKIGSGNIGATNVLRTGNKGLAAATLLLDALKGTAAVLIAGHFAPETAVWAGLGAFLGHLFPVWLGFKGGKGVATYLGVLIGLAWQVALIFAVVWLVMAFLFRFSSLAALTAAVVVPIALYFMSTPQIPVLFVVMSIIVFMKHRANISRLLAGTEGKIGAKG